The window GATAATGCCGCCGCCGAGGTAGAGGATCGGGCGCTTGGCCTGGTTGATCATCGCGGCGGCCTGCGCCACCTGCGCCGGTTCGAAGGCCGGTGCCGCATCGGGTACGGCGATCGGCGGCAGCTCATCCAATGTTATCTCGGCGGTTTGCACGTCTTTCGGGATATCGATCCACACCGGGCCGGGGCGGCCGGATTCGGCGATGCGGAAGGCGTCGCAGATCACCTGCGGCAGTTCGCGGATATCGCGCACCAGGTGGTTGTGCTTGGTGATCGGGATTGAGATGCCGTAGGTATCCACCTCCTGGAAGGCGTCGGTGCCGATCATCGAGGAAGGCACCTGAGCGGTGATGCACACCAGCGGGATGGAGTCGAGCTTGGCGTCGGCGATGGCGGTGACCAGGTTGGTGGCCCCCGGGCCGCTGGAGGCGATGCATACCGCCGCCTTGCCGTTGGCCCGCGCCATGCCCTGTGCCATAAAGCCGGCACCCTGTTCGTGGCGCGCCAATACGTGGTGGATGCGGGTGCTTTGGCTCAGCGCGTCATACAGCGGCAGCGCCGCGCCGCCCGGAATGCCGGCGACCGTGGTGATGCCCTGGCGCTCCAGCAGGTGAACGATCAGTTGTGCGCCGGTGAATCTGGTGCCTGGTTGAGACGTGCCCGAAATTGCCATGTTCCTGTCCTTTCTCGAGGCCGGTTGCTTTTCTGGGCAGGGTGCTAAAACAAGAAACCCCGCCCGGTTTGCGCCGGCGGGGTTTGGGAATCGATGCGTTGATTCGGACCCTACGGCGCATTGCCGACGACCACCACCACACGCACGACGACCACCGCGGCTGGTAGCGCGGTAACTAGTAGGGTCGAAGTCAGCGAGGATGCGATCACAGGGAACCTTATCATCAGTAAAAAAGTCAGGTTTTTATAAAACCACAGGCGAAAAATTCGCACAACAGGTTTATTTGCCCAGCATAAAAAACGCGCGTCCGATCACGCTTTATGCGCAATGCCCAGCACCTGCGCCTCCGGCGCGCTGCCGTCCAACAGGGCCTGCGTCGGGCCGTCGTAATAGATGCGGCCGTCCACCACCAGCAGCGTGCGCGGGGCGATGCGCGCGGCGTCGTCCAGGTTGTGCGACACCATCAGCAGCGTCAGGCTGCGCTGTTCGCACACCTCCTGCAGCAGCTGCAGCATTTCGTTGCGCAGCGCCGGATCGAGCGCCGAGAAGGGCTCATCGAGCAGCAGGATCGGCCGTTGGCGTATCAGGCAACGCGCCAGGGCGGCGCGCTGCCGCTGGCCGCCGGACAGCTGTGCCGGCAGGCGTTCAAGGTGTTCTTCCAGCCCGACCTGCCCGGCTATCTGCGCCAGCTGCCGCTGTTGCTGCGCATTCAGCCGCAGGCCGGGATCGAGGCCCAGCCCGATGTTCTGCGCCACCGTCAGGTGAGCGAACAGGTTGTTTTCCTGAAACAGCATCGACACCGGCCGTTTGGCCGGCGGCGTGGCGGTGTGCTCCTCGCCGTCGAGCAACAGTCTGCCGCTGGCCGCCGGCAGAAAACCGGCGATCAGGCTCAGCAGGGTGCTTTTGCCCGCGCCGCTGGGCCCGAGCACCGCAACGCGCTCGCCCGGCTGAATGTGCAGGTCAAAGCGCATCGGCAGGTGTTCATACAGGTAGGTCAGTTTTTCAAGCGTCAGCATAGGTTTTTCATTTTTCAAGTCGCCGCCTTGCAGCAGTTGCAATCTATTGAGCGGAGCGGCCCGGTAGACGTTCGATCAGGGTAAACAGCAGGAAGCACAGCAGCAACAGCAGCAGCGCGGTTACCGCCCCGTCGTTGCTGCGGTAGGCGCCAATCTGCTGATACAGGTAAAAAGGCAGGGTACGGAAATGCTCGTTGCCGAACAAGGCGACCACGCCGAAATCGCCGATGGACAGCACGCAGGCGAAGGCCAGCGCCTGCGCCAGCGGGCGGCGCAGCGCCTTCAGTTCGATCAGCCGCAGCCGCCGCCAGCCGCGCATGTCCAGCGACAGGCACAGCGGATTGTAGCGCTCGGCCAGATCGCGCATCGGGTTTTCCAGCACCTTCAGCGCATAAGGCACCGCCATCAGCGCATTGGTGAGGATCACCAGCGCGTAAGGCGACTGCGGCAGCCCGAGGGTGTCGCTCAGCAGCAGGAAGAAACCGGTGGCCAGCACGATGCCCGGCATCGCCAGGATCACCATGCCGCTCAGCTCCAGCGTTTGGCCCCAGCGCAGACGTTGGCGCAGCTTGAGCTCGCGGCTGCTCCACAGCAGCATCATGGTCAAGGCCACGCACAGCAGGCCGGCGCCGAGCGCGATGCGCAGCGAGGTGAACAGCGCCTGCCACAGCATCTGCTGTTGCAGCACGCTGACCATCGCCTGATTGGCGCCGTCGGCGACCACCGCCAGCAGCGGCGGCAGCAGCAGCAAGAGGGCGGCGGCGATCAGCAGGAAATCGCTGACGCGGCGCCACAGGCTGTCCTCCGGGTTGCGCCAGAGGTGTGCTTGGGTATGGCCCACCGGCAACGCCTGGCCCAGCCGCTGGCTGAGCACCACCAGGCCCAGGCAGCATGTCAGCTGGATCAGCGCCAGCAGCGCGGCGCGGCTGAGATCGTAGTCGTAGCTCAGCGCCTGATAGATAGCCAGTTCTATCGTGGTGGCCTGGGGCCCGCCGCCCAGCGACAGTACGGTGGCGAAACTGGCGAAGCACAGCATGAAAATCAAGGCGCCGCTCGGCAGGATCTGCCGGCGCAGCGCCGGCCATTCGACAAAGCGGAACTGCTGCCAGCCGTTCATGCCGAGCTGAGCCGCCAGCTGGCGCTGTTCGACCGGGATATGTTCCAGCGCCTGCATCAGCAGGCGGGTGGCCAGCGGCAGGTTAAAAAACACGTGCGCCAGCAGGATGCCCTGCAGGCCATACGGCGAGAAGCTGTAGTTGACGCCCAGCCAGCCGCACAGCGTCGCCAGCCAGCCCTGGCGGCCATAGACGCTGAGCAGGCCGAACACCGCCACCAGCACCGGCAGCACCAGCGTCATTGCGCACAGCCGGAGCAGCAGTTGGCGGCCGGGGAAGCGGCGGCGATACAGCGCCCGCGCCAGCAGGATGGCGGGCAGCACCGAGATCAGCGCAGACAGCAGCGCCTGCCGAAAGGTGAAGCGCACCACGTGCCACAGGTAGCTGTCCTGCCACAGGCCGCGCCAGTCGCTTTCCGGCGCGTGCCGCCACAGCGAGCCCATCGCCAGCGCGGCGATGGCCAGGATCAGCCCGGCGGCCAGCAGCCCCGGCCATAGCCAGCGGGGGATTACTGGCTGACGGCGGTTTGCCATGCCCGGATCCAACTGCCGCGTTGCCTGGCCACCTCTTCGGCGCTGTACTGCAGCGCGGTCTGTGGGACTATCATCTGTTCAAAGCCGGCCGGCAGCGGGGTGTTTATCACCGGGTACATCCAGTTGCCGGTCGGAATGCTGTTCTGGAACGCCGGTGTCACCATAAATTGCATGAAGCGCTCCGCCAGCGCCGGCTGTTTGGCGGCCTTCAGCTTGCCCGCCACTTCAACCTGCAAGTAGTGGCCTTCGCTGAAGTTGGCGGCGGCGTAGCCGTCTTTTTTCTCTTCAATCAGGTGATAGGCCGGGGAAGTGGTATAGCTGAGCACCAGGTCGCCTTCGCCCTTGAGGAACAGGCCGTAGGCTTCGCTCCAGCCTTTGGTGACGGTGACGGTTTTCTTCGCCAGCTGCCGCCAGGCCGCCGGCGCCTTGTCGCCATAGACCTTTTGCATCCACAGCAGCAGGCCGAGGCCCGGCGTGCTGGTGCGCGGATCTTCATAGATCACCTTCCAGTTTTGATCGCTGCTGACCAGTTCCTGCAGGCTTTTCGGCGGGTTTTTCAGTTTGTCCTTGTTGTAGACGAAGGCGAAGTAGCCGTAGTCATAAGGCACGAAGGTTTTATCCTGCCAGCCGCCCGGCACGGTCAGTTTGCCGGTATCCACGCCGCTCGGCGCGAACAGCCCGGTCTGCTGGGCGGCCTGCAGCAGGTTGTTGTCCAGGCCCAGCACCACGTCGGCTGCGCTGTTGGTGCCTTCCATGCGCAGGCGGTTCAGCAGCGACACGCCGTCTTCCAGCGCGACGAATTTCAGCTCGCAGTCGCAGTCGGCCTCGAAGGCTTTTTTCACCGCCGGGCCGGGGCCCCAGTCGGCGGCGAAGGAGTCATAGGTGTAGACCGTCAGCGTCGGCTTGGCGAGCGCCGGCGCGGCGCACAGCAGCAGTAAGCAGGGCAGATATTTTTTGACCACGTTGCACTCCTGAAAAATAAGGGGGCAAGGGCATCTGAGAGGGGCGAGGCGGCCAGGCCGGATCGCTATGCTCAAATCCCTCCGCCGGTATTGACCGGATCAGGTTCGACGGGTGTGCTCTCAGCGGAAAAGCGGGCTTTCTTCATCGCCTGCTTTCCGCACCCCGTTGAGACGGCGCTATTGTAAAGACTAACCGACGCAGGCGAAAGGCGCTTATGCCTCCGGCGGTGCAAACCAGGCGGATTTGAAGTCGAACCAGCCGAGGGTGTTCATGCGCACGCCGCGCATGCTGCGCTGGCCGTGCAGCTGCAGCCAGTGGTGGAACAGCGGATGCAGCTGGTGTCCGCTGACCAGCCGTTGGCAGAAATCCGCCAGCGGCAGGCGGTTGGCGCGCCACTGCGCGGCGTCCTGCGCCAGATCTTCATGCATGCAGTGCTGCAACAGCGGCAGCTCATACAGGGTGGCGAACAGCGAGAATTCCAGCGGCAGGGTAAAATTGGCGCTGCCGAGCCACAGATCGCTCTGCGCATCGCCCTTATGCCAGGTGGCGTAATCTACGGTCTGCACAATCAGCCTGACGCCATGCTGAGCCAGCAGCGGTTCGATGGCCTGGCGGATGGCGTGGAACTCCGAGTGCTCGTTGAAATAGGTGATCGTCAGCGCGGTCAGGCCCGCCGGTTTGGGCTGCTGCGCCAGCGCGCGATTGTGATGCCAGCGCGGCAGCAGGCCATAGGCCGGCGACCAATAGCGTTGGTAGACCGGCCCGGCGTTGCTCAATAGAGATATTGGGTTGATCAGTTCGCACAGCCAGCTGCGGATGGCCGGATCGGCCGCCAGCAGGGAACGCTGGTCGAACAGCAGAAAGTAGCAGCCTTCCTCCAGCCGGCTTTCCAGCTCGTTTTTGCCGGTGTCGTCGCCCTGCAGCTGGACGCCGGAGTGCACCAGCTCCTCGGTAACTTCCGGCAGCACCCAGATATTCACCTCGTCGATCAGCGCCCGGTAGCCAAAATAGTCATCGAAGGCGTGGATCTTCATCTGGCTGCGGTGGTTACGCACCACGCTGTATGGGCCAGTGCCTATCGGATGGCGGGCGAAATCCGGCAGGCTGCGCCATTCGCGCGGCAGGATCATCGCGTGCACGCTGCCCAGCAGCCAGGGTAGCCAGTAGTCGGGGCTGTTCAGGCGCACATCGATGACGTAAGGCGTCGGCGAGGTGACGCTCTCGATGTGTGAAAACAGCGGTTGCGGCATCAACCGGTTGAGCGAGCTGATGACGTCTTCCATCTCCAGTTCGCGGCCGTGGTGGAAATGGATCGCCGGGCGCAGGTAAAAACGCCAGTGCAGCGGTGTCAGGGCCTGCCAGTGATGGGAAAGATCGGACTCCAGTTCCCCGTTTTCCTCATTTATGCGCGTCAGACCGCTGAAGATTTGCCGGGCCAGGTGGGTTTCCGAACGCCGCAGCGCCGAGCCGGGCAACAGGTTGTACAACTGGCGATAGTAGAGCACCCGCAGAATGTGTTTGCCCTGGCGGAAGCTGCGGCCCAGCTGGGACAACAGCATCTGGCGCACCACGTTTTTGTCGCCGACCAGCTGTACCAATTGATCGATGCGATCCTGCTCCAGCAGCTCCTCGGCCCGCTGCTGCTGCAGCGCCAGGCCGGTATAGTGGAAGCTGAGCTGCGAACGCTTGCCGCGCCCCGACTCCGCCTGCCAGGTCAGCCAGCCCTGCTGCTGCATGGCGCTCAGCAGCGAGCGCACGTGGCGCCGCGAACAGCTGAGCACCTCCGCCAGTTCCTGCAGCGTGGTTTCGGTGGTTTCGCCATGGCAGCGCTGCCACAGGCGGATGAACTGCTGCTGCAATCTGGAGGTGGACATAAAAGAGGAACGCTCCCGCATCAATTCGTCAATTTATCTTTCCCTATATTACGCCGATAATTTTAATCAATGAAAGGGGGAGGGCGAATGATGAAAGCTTTCTTGTCAAAACGGTTCTATCAGCGCTATTTCAGCGCGGTGCGCCGCCAGCACGCCGACTGGCTGGGTCTGGTGCCTGAGCAGGCGCGGCTGGAGATGCTGGCCCACCTGACCCAGTGGGATATCAAGGACATGAGCGAAAAGCAGTACCGCGAACATCTTTGAACGACGCTGCGGCTTGAAATACGCGGGGCAAAAGAGTTTCTGAGTAATGGTGCAGTTTCACCAGCCAGTGGGGTAACCCACTGGTTTTTTTATTCGTGGTCCTGGCGAGGCGCTTGCATTTTTCCCGCCGTGGCCTAAGGTTTCCACTTCTGCTTTAAGGTCAGGGACGAAGATATGCAACGCCTGAGCTGGCTGTCACAACGTTTTAATCCCATTTTTGCCGCTTTCCTGCTGATCGCCTTTCTTTCGGGCATCGCCGGTGCCTTGCTGGCGCCGACGCTGAGCCTGTTTCTGACCACCGAGGTGAAGGTGCGGCCGCTGTGGGTAGGCTTGTTCTATACCGCCAACGCGGTGGCCGGCATTGTCGTTAGCTTCCTGCTGGCCAAGCGTTCCGACACCCGCGGCGATCGGCGCATGCTGATTCTGCTTTGCTGCCTGATGGCGGTCGGCAACTGCCTGCTGTTCGCCTTCAACCGCGACTACCTGACGCTGATCACCGCCGGCGTGCTGATGTCGGCGGTGGCCAATACCGCCATGCCGCAGATTTTCGCGCTGGCGCGCGAATACGCTGACAGCGAAGCGCGCGAGGTGGTGATGTTCAGTTCGGTGATGCGCGCACAGCTGTCGCTGGCCTGGGTAGTTGGGCCGCCGCTGTCTTTCGCGCTGGCGTTGAGCTACGGCTTCACGGTGATGTTCCTGATTGCCGCCGCTACCTTTGCCGCGTGTACGCTGCTGGTGTGGTTCGCCCTGCCGTCGGTGCCGCGTGCGGAAGAGGCGGGCGATAGCCTGCAGGGCGGCACCTCCGCGCCGATTGCGCCCGCCAGCGCCTGGCGCAACCGCGACGTGCGGCTGCTGTTTGTCGCCTCGATGCTGATGTGGACCTGCAACACCATGTATATCATCGATATGCCGCTGTATATCACCGCCGATCTCGGCCTGCCGGAGAAGCTGGCCGGGCTGCTGATGGGCACCGCCGCCGGGCTGGAGATCCCGGCGATGCTGTTGGCCGGTTATTACGTTAAACGCTTCGGCAAACGCAACATGATGCTGTTTGCGGTACTGGCCGGGGTGCTGTTCTACGGCGGGCTGATGGTGTTCACCGGTAAAACGGCGCTGATTGCGCTGCAGCTGCTGAACGCCATTTTTATCGGCATCGTAGCCGGTATCGGCATGCTGTATTTTCAGGATCTGATGCCGGGGCGGCCAGGCGCTGCCACCACGCTGTTCACCAACAGCATTTCCACCGGGGTGATCCTGGCCGGGGTGCTGCAGGGGGCGCTGGTGGAGAACCTGGGGCACTACGCCGTTTACTGGCTGGCGGCGCTGCTGGCGGTGGCGGCGTTGTGGATGAGCGCCCGGGTGCGCGAAGTGTGAGATCAAACGCCGTCATTATTGACGCAAGTCATTGAGAAGCTTAAACCAGACGCCCAAGCTAAACGGACACAGAACGCGTTCGCCGCGTTCTCGCCCATCTTGCAGCTGAGATGCCGATCCGTTTAGAAAAGTGGGTACGTTATGGATAAACTGACACCGCTCAAGCCTGTTCCTTCCCTGTGCGCCGTCGCCGCCACGCTGATCATTTGGTTTCTCATCCCGGTGCCGGAGGGGGTCGCCCCCAACGCCTGGCAGCTGCTGGCGCTGTTTATCGGCACCATCATCGCCATCATCGGCAAGGCGATGCCGATCGGCGCCGTTTCGACGATCGCCATCGCGCTGGTGGCGGTGACCGGCGTAACCAACCCCGGCAAGCCGGGCGCGGCGCTGGACGACGCGCTCAGCGGATTTTCCAACCCGCTGATCTGGCTGATCGGCTTTTCTATCATGATCTCCCTCAGCCTGAACAAAACCGGATTGGGCGCGCGCATCGGTTACTATTTCATCTCGCTGTTCGGCAAAAAAACGCTGGGTATCGCCTATGCGCTGACGCTGGCGGAAACCACGCTGGCGCCGGTAACCCCCAGCAACACCGCGCGCGGCGGCGGCATTATCCACCCTATCATGAGGTCTATAGCCGACAGCTTCGGCTCCAGGCCCGAGCTGAATACCTCCGGCAAAATCGGCCGCTATCTGTCGCTGGTCAACTACAACATCAACCCGGTCACCTCGGCGATGTTTATTACCGCCACCGCGCCTAACCCGCTGATCGTCAGCCTGATCGCCAAAGGCACTCACGGCAGCTTCGAGCTTTCCTGGTCGATGTGGGCGGTGGCCGCGCTGGTGCCGGGGCTGTGCTCGCTGATCGTTATGCCGCTGATAATCTATCTGCTGTACCCGCCCGAGGTGAAAAGCACCCCGGATGCGCCGCGTTTCGCCCGCGAGAAACTGCAGGCGCTGGGGCCGGTGACGCTGCCGGAGAAAATCACCCTGGCGGTGTTCGCACTGCTGTTGGCGCTGTGGGCCGGTATCCCGGCAATGATCTTCGGGCCGGCGCTGGCGGTTAATCCGACCACCGCGGCGCTGATTGGCCTGGCGGTGCTGCTGGCCACCGGCGTGTTGAGTTGGGAAGACGTGCTGAAGCACAAAGGGGCCTGGGACACCGTGGTGTGGTTCTCGGCGCTGGTGATGATGGCCAGCTTCCTCGGCAAACTGGGGCTGATCGGCTGGCTGTCGCAGACCGTGGGCAGCGGCATCGACCATATGGGCATGAGCTGGGTCGGCGGTACCCTGCTGCTTACCATTATCTATCTGTATTCCCACTACTTCTTCGCCAGCACCACCGCGCACGTTACCGCGATGTTCGCCGCCTTCTTCGCCGCCGGGATAGCGCTTGGCGCGCCGCCGGCGCTGCTGGGGCTGATTCTGGCGTTCTCTTCTTCGCTGATGATGTCGCTGACCCATTACGGCACCGGCACCGCGCCGATTATTTTCGGCTCCGGCTATGTGACGCTGGGCGAGTGGTGGAAAACCGGGCTGGTGATGAGCGTGATCAACCTGCTGATCTGGGTGTTGATCGGCGGGGCATGGTGGAAGTGGTTGGGTTATTGGTGAGAAAAAAATTCACCCGCCGGGCGGCGGGTGAAGGGGATTAATTCAGAAACGCCGGCTGCTGCGCCTCGTAGCGGGAGATGTCCGCTTCGTGCTGCAGCGTCAGGCCGATGCTGTCCAGCCCGTTGATCATGCAGTGGCGGCGGAAGCTGTCTATCTCGAACGGGTAGCTCTTGCCGCCGGCGCTGACGGTCTGGTTTTCCAGATCGACCACGAACTCGACGCCTTCGTGGTCCGCTACCAGCCTGAACAGCTCATCGACCTGCTGTTCGCTCAGGGTGACCGGCAGCAATTGGTTGTTGAACGAGTTGCCGTAGAAGATATCGGCGAAGCTCGGTGCAATCACCACCTTGAAACCGTAGTCGGTCAGCGCCCAGGGCGCGTGCTCGCGTGAGGAGCCGCAGCCGAAGTTTTCCCGCGCCAGCAGGATGCTGGCCCCTTTATAGCGCGGTTTGTTCAGCACGAAATCCGGGTTTGGCTGCTGGCCGGCGTCGTCGAGGAAGCGCCAGTCGTTGAACAGGTGCTGGCCGAAGCCGGTGCGCGTCACTTTCTGCAAAAACTGTTTTGGAATGATGGCGTCGGTGTCGACGTTTGCCGCATCCAAAGGCACCACCAAACCGGTGTGTTGAGTAAATTTAGCCACGGTCGTGCCCCTCAGTGAATGTCGCGAATATCGGCGAAATGGCCGGCAACGGCGGCCGCGGCGGCCATCGCCGGGCTGACCAGGTGGGTGCGCCCACCGCGGCCCTGACGCCCTTCGAAGTTACGGTTGCTGGTGGATGCGCAGCGCTCGCCCGGGTTCAGGCGGTCGTTGTTC is drawn from Serratia entomophila and contains these coding sequences:
- the ivbL gene encoding ilvB operon leader peptide IvbL, which translates into the protein MIRFPVIASSLTSTLLVTALPAAVVVVRVVVVVGNAP
- the thiQ gene encoding thiamine ABC transporter ATP-binding protein ThiQ; this encodes MLTLEKLTYLYEHLPMRFDLHIQPGERVAVLGPSGAGKSTLLSLIAGFLPAASGRLLLDGEEHTATPPAKRPVSMLFQENNLFAHLTVAQNIGLGLDPGLRLNAQQQRQLAQIAGQVGLEEHLERLPAQLSGGQRQRAALARCLIRQRPILLLDEPFSALDPALRNEMLQLLQEVCEQRSLTLLMVSHNLDDAARIAPRTLLVVDGRIYYDGPTQALLDGSAPEAQVLGIAHKA
- the thiP gene encoding thiamine/thiamine pyrophosphate ABC transporter permease ThiP; protein product: MANRRQPVIPRWLWPGLLAAGLILAIAALAMGSLWRHAPESDWRGLWQDSYLWHVVRFTFRQALLSALISVLPAILLARALYRRRFPGRQLLLRLCAMTLVLPVLVAVFGLLSVYGRQGWLATLCGWLGVNYSFSPYGLQGILLAHVFFNLPLATRLLMQALEHIPVEQRQLAAQLGMNGWQQFRFVEWPALRRQILPSGALIFMLCFASFATVLSLGGGPQATTIELAIYQALSYDYDLSRAALLALIQLTCCLGLVVLSQRLGQALPVGHTQAHLWRNPEDSLWRRVSDFLLIAAALLLLLPPLLAVVADGANQAMVSVLQQQMLWQALFTSLRIALGAGLLCVALTMMLLWSSRELKLRQRLRWGQTLELSGMVILAMPGIVLATGFFLLLSDTLGLPQSPYALVILTNALMAVPYALKVLENPMRDLAERYNPLCLSLDMRGWRRLRLIELKALRRPLAQALAFACVLSIGDFGVVALFGNEHFRTLPFYLYQQIGAYRSNDGAVTALLLLLLCFLLFTLIERLPGRSAQ
- the thiB gene encoding thiamine ABC transporter substrate binding subunit, with amino-acid sequence MVKKYLPCLLLLCAAPALAKPTLTVYTYDSFAADWGPGPAVKKAFEADCDCELKFVALEDGVSLLNRLRMEGTNSAADVVLGLDNNLLQAAQQTGLFAPSGVDTGKLTVPGGWQDKTFVPYDYGYFAFVYNKDKLKNPPKSLQELVSSDQNWKVIYEDPRTSTPGLGLLLWMQKVYGDKAPAAWRQLAKKTVTVTKGWSEAYGLFLKGEGDLVLSYTTSPAYHLIEEKKDGYAAANFSEGHYLQVEVAGKLKAAKQPALAERFMQFMVTPAFQNSIPTGNWMYPVINTPLPAGFEQMIVPQTALQYSAEEVARQRGSWIRAWQTAVSQ
- the sgrR gene encoding HTH-type transcriptional regulator SgrR; its protein translation is MSTSRLQQQFIRLWQRCHGETTETTLQELAEVLSCSRRHVRSLLSAMQQQGWLTWQAESGRGKRSQLSFHYTGLALQQQRAEELLEQDRIDQLVQLVGDKNVVRQMLLSQLGRSFRQGKHILRVLYYRQLYNLLPGSALRRSETHLARQIFSGLTRINEENGELESDLSHHWQALTPLHWRFYLRPAIHFHHGRELEMEDVISSLNRLMPQPLFSHIESVTSPTPYVIDVRLNSPDYWLPWLLGSVHAMILPREWRSLPDFARHPIGTGPYSVVRNHRSQMKIHAFDDYFGYRALIDEVNIWVLPEVTEELVHSGVQLQGDDTGKNELESRLEEGCYFLLFDQRSLLAADPAIRSWLCELINPISLLSNAGPVYQRYWSPAYGLLPRWHHNRALAQQPKPAGLTALTITYFNEHSEFHAIRQAIEPLLAQHGVRLIVQTVDYATWHKGDAQSDLWLGSANFTLPLEFSLFATLYELPLLQHCMHEDLAQDAAQWRANRLPLADFCQRLVSGHQLHPLFHHWLQLHGQRSMRGVRMNTLGWFDFKSAWFAPPEA
- the sgrT gene encoding glucose uptake inhibitor SgrT, with product MMKAFLSKRFYQRYFSAVRRQHADWLGLVPEQARLEMLAHLTQWDIKDMSEKQYREHL
- a CDS encoding sugar efflux transporter codes for the protein MQRLSWLSQRFNPIFAAFLLIAFLSGIAGALLAPTLSLFLTTEVKVRPLWVGLFYTANAVAGIVVSFLLAKRSDTRGDRRMLILLCCLMAVGNCLLFAFNRDYLTLITAGVLMSAVANTAMPQIFALAREYADSEAREVVMFSSVMRAQLSLAWVVGPPLSFALALSYGFTVMFLIAAATFAACTLLVWFALPSVPRAEEAGDSLQGGTSAPIAPASAWRNRDVRLLFVASMLMWTCNTMYIIDMPLYITADLGLPEKLAGLLMGTAAGLEIPAMLLAGYYVKRFGKRNMMLFAVLAGVLFYGGLMVFTGKTALIALQLLNAIFIGIVAGIGMLYFQDLMPGRPGAATTLFTNSISTGVILAGVLQGALVENLGHYAVYWLAALLAVAALWMSARVREV
- a CDS encoding DASS family sodium-coupled anion symporter; translation: MDKLTPLKPVPSLCAVAATLIIWFLIPVPEGVAPNAWQLLALFIGTIIAIIGKAMPIGAVSTIAIALVAVTGVTNPGKPGAALDDALSGFSNPLIWLIGFSIMISLSLNKTGLGARIGYYFISLFGKKTLGIAYALTLAETTLAPVTPSNTARGGGIIHPIMRSIADSFGSRPELNTSGKIGRYLSLVNYNINPVTSAMFITATAPNPLIVSLIAKGTHGSFELSWSMWAVAALVPGLCSLIVMPLIIYLLYPPEVKSTPDAPRFAREKLQALGPVTLPEKITLAVFALLLALWAGIPAMIFGPALAVNPTTAALIGLAVLLATGVLSWEDVLKHKGAWDTVVWFSALVMMASFLGKLGLIGWLSQTVGSGIDHMGMSWVGGTLLLTIIYLYSHYFFASTTAHVTAMFAAFFAAGIALGAPPALLGLILAFSSSLMMSLTHYGTGTAPIIFGSGYVTLGEWWKTGLVMSVINLLIWVLIGGAWWKWLGYW
- the leuD gene encoding 3-isopropylmalate dehydratase small subunit, translating into MAKFTQHTGLVVPLDAANVDTDAIIPKQFLQKVTRTGFGQHLFNDWRFLDDAGQQPNPDFVLNKPRYKGASILLARENFGCGSSREHAPWALTDYGFKVVIAPSFADIFYGNSFNNQLLPVTLSEQQVDELFRLVADHEGVEFVVDLENQTVSAGGKSYPFEIDSFRRHCMINGLDSIGLTLQHEADISRYEAQQPAFLN